The genomic segment TCAGATTAAAAAACTCCCTATAAGGGAGTTTTTATGTTTTAAGTTTGCCCTTGTTTTGTTAAAGCTAAATCAAAAAAATTCCAGGTTTAATTTTGAGCCTGGAATGAGTAGTATTTAATTATTAGGGTTAGTTCAAAACTGGAGAGAATCGATCTTTCTCTGGAATTGTGGTGTAATTAGCGAGAACTTCGCGGAATTCATCACCATCCATCGTCTCTTTTTCAATCAGTAATTCAACAAGACGGTCCATGGCTTCACGTTGACCTTGAACAAGGCTCAAAGTCTCTTCGTAGCACTGCATCACGATGCCTCGAACCTGCTCATCGATTTGCTTTGAAGTGCCTTCAGAGGTGTCGCTGCGCGTCATCAGATCTCTGCCGATAAACACTTCCTGGCTTCCACCTTCTGTCGACATCTGGCCAAGACCACTCATTCCATAGCGCGTCACCATCTGCCGAGCGATTGAGGCAACCATCTGGATGTCTCCGCCAGCTCCGGTGGTGACTTCCGCGTATCCAAAAACAACGTCCTCAGCGGCACGTCCGCCAAGAGCTCCCATGATCCGTGCTTTCAGCTGCGAACGGGACACGAGCATTTGTTCTTCATCGGGAGAGAACCAGGTCAGACCCTGAGCTTGTCCTCGTGGAATCAGGGTGACTTTCTGGACGGGATCGTGATCCTTCACCAGGCTGCCGACCAAAGCATGCCCCACCTCGTGATAGGCGATCAATCGCTTACTGCGGCCGTCAGTCAGAGGGTGACCTTCCAATCCCGCGATGATGCGGTCAACGGCATCATCGATTTCAGCAAGGCTGATGGTTTCCTTACGACGACGGGCTGTGAGTATCGCTGCTTCATTCAGAAGATTGGCGAGGTCAGCGCCTGTGAAGCCAGGGGTCCTCCGAGCGATGCTTTCTAGAGAAAGATCGGGAGCAAGCTTCTTGTTGCGTGAGTGGACCTTAAGGATGGAAAGGCGACCCTTGATGTCAGGAGCATCGACTGTCACTTGACGGTCGAAACGGCCAGGTCGCATCAAGGCTGAGTCGAGAACGTCGGGGCGGTTGGTCGCCGCAATGATGATGATTCCACTGTTGCCCTCGAAGCCATCCATCTCGGTGAGCAGTTGGTTCAGTGTTTGCTCACGTTCGTCATTGCCGCCACCGATTCCAGCTCCTCGCTGACGTCCGACTGCATCAATTTCATCAATAAAAATCAGACAAGGGCTGTTTTCCTTCGCGCGTTTGAACAGGTCCCTGACTCTGCTGGCACCTACACCAACAAACATTTCAACGAATTCTGAACCCGATAGGGAAAAGAAGGGAACACCAGCTTCTCCTGCAATGGCCTTGGCCAAGAGTGTTTTGCCGGTGCCTGGAGGTCCAACCAGCAAAACACCCTTAGGGATCTGGGCTCCAACAGATGTGAATTTTTCAGGCTGCTTCAGGAACGTCACGACCTCTTCAAGGTCTTGCTTGGCTTCGTTGACGCCTGCCACGTCGTCAAACATCACACCTGTTTCCGCTTCCATCGCAAAGCGGGCCTTAGTTTTGCCAAATTGCATGGCCTGACCTGGGCCGCCTGGCATGTTATTGCCACGGCGTGCCAGGAAAATCAAGGAACCAATGAGAAGCAGCGGGAACAACAGATTTCCCAGGATGCCAAGAGCAGGTGGAGCAGTCTTAGGAGGGTGAACATCAAAACTGATGCCTTCTGATTTGAGGGTATTGATCAGTTCAGGTGCCAATCCAGGCAGGTCAACTCTCAAGCGTTGGACACGGTTGTCGAGATCGGGATCAACCGCTTCTACCACCGCATCACGGCCGCCGTCGTAGATGTCAACGGAAGTCACTCGACCAGCTTCTACGTAGTCGAGGAAGCGGCCGTAGCTCATCCTCGCTACAGCTGTGTTGCGTGGGGCCACTGTGGGGCCGCCTGGCTTCAGGTTGCTCAGGGCCCCGCTGCCGAAGAATTGCAATGCCAGCAGCAGAGCAACAGTGATGGGAAGTCCCCAGAGAAGGATCTGCCGCCAGCGCTGATTCATGGCATTAATGAGGATTCGACGATCGTAAGAGCTTCGGGTTACAAACTGTGCAGTTGTTCTACCTAAAGACTGCGCAAAGCCGTAATCGGATCAAGTCGTGCTGCGCGCCTTGCAGGAACAACACCGAAGAACAGTCCGATTGAACCTGAAAGCCCAACTGTCAGAAGCACTGTTGGTACACCAATGGCCGCTGGGAGTGGGGTGAACAAGGCCACCGCCGCGATAGCTCCATAACCGGCTGCTGTTCCAATGACCCCTCCCAGGCTGGACAGAACCAGAGATTCGACCAGAAACTGACGCAAAACATCCGAGCTGCGTGCACCAAGTGCTTTTCGGAGTCCGATTTCCTCGGTTCTCTCGCTCACGGATACCAACATGATGTTCATGATGCCGATTCCGCCGACGAGCAAAGAAACACCTCCGATGGCACCAAGCATCAAGGTCAGACCACCAGTAATGGTGCCAACGATCGTCAGTGCGTCCTGCTGAGAGCGAACAGCGAAGTCGTCATCGCGAAGAATGCGATGCCTTTGACGCAGAAGATTGGAGATTTGGAATTTCGCCGCACTTGTACTTTTTTCATCTCTGGCCTCGGCACTGATGAAACTGAGGCTGACTCCATAGGTCGGGTCGCGCCCTGTCAGGCGGCTGACCATGGTGGTCAGTGGGATATAGGCGTTTTCATCCTGATTGGACCCGAAGACCGCTCCCTTGGGGGCCATCACACCAATCACACTGAAACTCTGATCACGGATGCGCAGGGAACTACCAATGGCTCCGCCGCCTGGAAACAGTTTGTCGCGTAGATCAGGACCGATTACCACAACGGTTCGTGCTGCCTGGACGTCCTGTTCGCTGATGAAACGTCCCCGTCCCACTTCAAAACTTCTGACAGGTAGGAATTCCGGTGTCACTCCAAAGATGGCTGCGGTGCTACTCCTTGCCCCAGACTGCACCACCTCGTTGGCATTGATCTGAGGAGCCACGCGCTTAACGCTGGGGACCTGTTGAGCAATTGCCTCAGCATCCTCCAGTACCAGAGTGCGGGGAAAAGCAACCCCCTGACGCCTTGTGTCGTTACTGCCAGGCACGACGAACAGCACATTGGCTCCCAGATTGCTCAACTGGCTTTCAGCAAGATTCTGGGCACCACGTCCCACCCCGACCAGCGTGATCACGGAGGCATTGCCGATCACAATGCCGAGCATGGTCAACAGGCTGCGCAACCTGTTGGCCTTCAGGGTGTTGAGGGCCATACCGATCGTTTCGGCGATGGGCAGATTGCTGGCCATGGATGAATGCTCAGGCTCAGAGCATCGTGTCGAGTTTCACGGCCATGTTGCTGCCCGTTCCTCGATGAACGGCTCCTTCCTTGACTAGAAGGGTCACAACCTCGCCCTCCAACAGATCGCGGGTCGCGTTGGCAATGCCTGCAATCACGGGGATGCCAAGACGCTGGGCAATAACCGCTGCATGGGAATTCTCTGCGGGGGTTTCAGTGATCACCGCTGCGGCGTCTCTGATCGCGTCGAGATAGTCAGCATCCGTATCGGTGGCCACAAGAACCTCCCCGGGTTCGAGCTTGGCGCAGTCACTTGCGCAAGTTGCGATGCGCACTTTTCCGCTGATCGATCCGCTGCCGAAGCCTGTCCCACGACCGAGCACAGCGCTCACGATGCCCACCTTGATCAGATCAGTGGAGCCGCTGACGCCAGCCAGGGTGCCAGCGGTCTGAACACAAAGGTCTCCGTCATTGAGCACGCCCAGCTCCTGCGCTACTCCCATGGCGAGAGTGAAGGTTGCGGTTGTGCTCTGCTGAGTTTCGATTAGCAATGGGGTCACACCCCAGACAAGTTGGAGTTTCCTGGCAACTGACACCTCTGATGTCACTGCGAGGATCGGGGTGGACGGCCGAAATTTACTCACGTTGTGTGCGGTGGAACCGCTTTTGGTGAGCGGCAGAATTGCGGCCGCATTGAGCTGTCGGGCAATGCTGCTGACTGCGCCACTAATGGCATTGGGAATGGTGCTCGGCAGATGCGTATCGATCGGGCGTTGCGGGTAGTCCCGTTCAATTCGCCGGGCGATCGTGGCCATCGTCTCCACGGCTTCCACAGGAAAATCTCCCACTGCAGTCTCATTGGAGAGCATCACTGCATCGGTGCCATCAAGAATGGCGTTCGCCACATCGCTGACTTCAGCACGTGTGGGACGAGGGCTTGAGGCCATCGAATCCAGCATCTGTGTGGCAGTGATGATCGGTATGCCAAGGCTGTTGGCCTTGTGGATCAGATCCTTCTGCAGCAGAGGAACCTCTTCGGCAGGCATTTCAACGCCGAGATCACCCCGGGCCACCATCACTCCGTCACACAGGGGGAGGATGGCGTCGATCTGATCAATCGCCTCAAATTTCTCGATCTTGGCGACCACTGGGGTCGAGAAGCCGTGCTTCCTGATCAGCTCGCGAATTTCCTGCATGTCCGAGGGATTACGGACGAAACTCAACGCGACCCAGTCCACTCCCTGTTGCAGGCCGAACGCCAGATCCTGACGGTCCTTGGTGGTGAGTGCTCTAACGGATAGCTGAACATCAGGGAAATTGACTCCCTTGTTGTTGGACAGCACTCCGCCAACGCTCACAACGCAGTGAAGGGTCTGGTCAACCTCATCCACACGGTCAACTTTCATCTCGACCCTTCCGTCGTCGAGAAGGATGCGACTGCCTGCCGTGACCTCCTCTGCAAGCCTTTCATAGGTGACCGTGGCAACGGTCTGATTGCAACGAACTTGTTTAGACGTGAGTGCGAAGTGATCACCCTTCCCCAGGGTGATCGGCCCTTCTTCGAAACGACCCAGTCGAATTTTCGGTCCTTGAAGATCCTGCAGGATTCCAATGTGAACCCCGAGCTCATGCGCCACCTGGCGGATGGTGGCGATCCGGGCCGCATGCTCGGAGTGGTCTCCGTGCGAGAAGTTCAGTCGAAATGTTGTCGCGCCTGCTTGAACCAGTTCCCGAATGCGTTCGGGACTCTCGGTGGCTGGGCCGATCGTGGCAACGATCTTAGTTCTTCGGGTCAGATCGAGCTCGGCCATCCTTGCCGTCGGAAACCAGCGGAATCTACCGTCATGCCCTCAACCTACTGATGACCTTCCTTGCTCCTCAACGACTATCAACTTCAATCCCGTAACACGGCCCGATACCCCGATGCCGGCAACAATCTGATCTATCCAACCTTGGGATTGACAGGTGAAGCCGGTGAGGTCGCCGACAAAGTCAAGAAACTGATCCGCGATCGTGGAGGCGTTGTAGATGAGCGCTTCACCGAGGACGTGGCTCTAGAGCTGGGTGATGTGCTCTGGTACGTGGCGCAACTCGCTACGGAACTTGGTCTCAGCCTCGAACAAGTGGCATCTGCCAATCTCCGCAAACTCAAAAGTCGTTCCCAACGCGGCACCCTCAAGGGGGAGGGTGATCACCGTTGAGAACCAAGTGATCTGTGGTCAGCCGTACATGCCGAAACCGCCAGCGAAGGCGAAGCTTGCAGACATGAGTAACTGCTGCATCAGGCTCAGGGCAATGAAGGCCAGAATTGCCGAGAGATCCAGTCCACCGAGCGGCGGGATCAAGCCACGAAAGGCATTCAAATAGGGATCGGTAATCGAACTCACAGTGCTGAGCACAGGATTTCCCCAGTCGAGATTGGGGAACCAGCTCAGTAGGACTCGCACGATCAAGACCAGCGAGTAAATCTGGAGTGTCTGGGCAAGTACTTGAAGGACTGTGGACACAAGCTCGATGGCCATGGAAACCGCGGAATTAATAGAACTCTATGCAGCCTGGGATGGTTCGGAGCTACCTCCCAGGTCAGGAAGGACTGAAAACGTTCGGTGAAATTTCTCGGAGAGGGTGATCCAGTAGGAGCGACCTTCGCTTTGACGCTTGCGTTCGATGAAGTTCTGGTTCACCAGTTCCTTGATGTGGTCGTAGGCACCAGAACCTCTGAGATCAACAAGATCAGACTGAAGAATCCTTTTTTTCAGCGCAACTGTGGCCAGGGTCCTCAGCGTTGCTGTTGAGAGATTCACGGGCAGCAGATCGCGCACAAGTTCACCCAGGCCAGGACGTAACTGCAGGCTGTAACGACCGTTGCTTTGGTTGATCTCCAAAGAGGTGTCTCGTTGGGCGTAGCCAGCAATCAGGATGAGCATTCCCTGCTCGGTCTCCGATTCGGAAAGACCAACTAGGGAGGTCAGCTCCTGCAGGCTCACTGGTCGCCCTTTTAAGTACAAGATCGCCTCTAGACGTGCGGGAAGTGACACCAGAGACACAGCGTCCTGAGGGCTTTGACTGCCTTGTTGGTCGCTTCTCTGGTCCAAGCCAGCATCCTTGAGTCCGACAAGCCAAGGTAACGCCCATCCCAGTACGCGCCATCAGGGACCCAGAAAAATCCGGTAGGCGGGATTGGATGTCTCTTCCCAGCTTGGATAGCCCAGATCCCTCAGGACGGCATGCCATGACTCGAGATCGTTGGGGCTGACCAGCACCCCTACAACGATCCGCCCCACATCGGCACCATGGTTGCGATAGTGAAAGATGCTGATACTCCAGTTTGAGTGGAGCGCATTGACAAACCGCATTAGCGCACCAGGTCGTTCCGGGAACTCAAAGCGGTAAAGCAGTTCTTGAGTTGGCTCCGCTGACTTCTGGGGTAAACGCCCCCCCACCATGTGTCGCAGATGGACCTTGGCCAATTCGTCGTCACTGAGATCCAGGCATTCGTACCCATTGCTGCTCAGCAAGGCCAGGAGACCGCTCCGGTCCTGGAAATCCCTTACCTGCACACCCATAAAAATGTGGGCCTGATCACCGGCGCCCATCCGATAACTGAATTCAGTGAGGCTGCGCTTTTGCAGGAGCTCCGAAAGTTTGCGCAAGCTGCCGGGCTGTTCCGGAATCTGCACGGCGAACATGGCCTCGCGTTCCTCACCGAGCTCAGCCCGTTCTGCAACAAAGCGCAGACGGTTGAAATTCATATTGGCGCCGCAGGCAATTGCCACAAGCTGCTTGTTTTTAAATTGCCGTTTTGAAACATCAGCTTTCAGACCTGCAACAGCCAAAGCTCCAGCCGGTTCCAGAATCGATCTGGTGTCTTCAAAGACATCTTTAATTGCTGCACAGATCTCATCGGTGCTCACCGTGACGATGGCATCCACGTACTTCTGAGCCAGTCGGAAGGTGTGTTCTCCCACCTCACGAACAGCTACTCCATCCGCAAACAACCCCACTTGCGGCAGCCGGATTCTTTCTCCGGCCTCCAGAGACAAGGTCATTGCGGCGGCGTCATGAGGTTCGACGCCTATTACTTCGATATCAGGCCAGAGGCTCTTGACGTAAGCGGCCACCCCTCCGATCAGCCCGCCCCCGCCGATGGCTACATAAATCGCGTCTGGGCGTTGTTGGCTTTGGCGCAGGATTTCCATCCCAACAGTTCCCTGACCAGCGATCACCTCTGGATCATCAAAAGGATGGATGAAACAGAGACCATCCTGTTCGCTGCGTCTTTTTGCCTCCGCATAGGCCTCGTCGTAGGTCTCTCCGTGAAGGATCACCTCTCCACCAAGTTGGCGAACCGCCTCCACCTTCACGCTGGGGGTGGTGATGGGCATGACGATCACCGCTCTGCATTGCAGATGGGACGCGCTTAGAGCAAC from the Synechococcus sp. UW179A genome contains:
- the ftsH gene encoding ATP-dependent zinc metalloprotease FtsH, with the protein product MNQRWRQILLWGLPITVALLLALQFFGSGALSNLKPGGPTVAPRNTAVARMSYGRFLDYVEAGRVTSVDIYDGGRDAVVEAVDPDLDNRVQRLRVDLPGLAPELINTLKSEGISFDVHPPKTAPPALGILGNLLFPLLLIGSLIFLARRGNNMPGGPGQAMQFGKTKARFAMEAETGVMFDDVAGVNEAKQDLEEVVTFLKQPEKFTSVGAQIPKGVLLVGPPGTGKTLLAKAIAGEAGVPFFSLSGSEFVEMFVGVGASRVRDLFKRAKENSPCLIFIDEIDAVGRQRGAGIGGGNDEREQTLNQLLTEMDGFEGNSGIIIIAATNRPDVLDSALMRPGRFDRQVTVDAPDIKGRLSILKVHSRNKKLAPDLSLESIARRTPGFTGADLANLLNEAAILTARRRKETISLAEIDDAVDRIIAGLEGHPLTDGRSKRLIAYHEVGHALVGSLVKDHDPVQKVTLIPRGQAQGLTWFSPDEEQMLVSRSQLKARIMGALGGRAAEDVVFGYAEVTTGAGGDIQMVASIARQMVTRYGMSGLGQMSTEGGSQEVFIGRDLMTRSDTSEGTSKQIDEQVRGIVMQCYEETLSLVQGQREAMDRLVELLIEKETMDGDEFREVLANYTTIPEKDRFSPVLN
- a CDS encoding ABC transporter permease gives rise to the protein MASNLPIAETIGMALNTLKANRLRSLLTMLGIVIGNASVITLVGVGRGAQNLAESQLSNLGANVLFVVPGSNDTRRQGVAFPRTLVLEDAEAIAQQVPSVKRVAPQINANEVVQSGARSSTAAIFGVTPEFLPVRSFEVGRGRFISEQDVQAARTVVVIGPDLRDKLFPGGGAIGSSLRIRDQSFSVIGVMAPKGAVFGSNQDENAYIPLTTMVSRLTGRDPTYGVSLSFISAEARDEKSTSAAKFQISNLLRQRHRILRDDDFAVRSQQDALTIVGTITGGLTLMLGAIGGVSLLVGGIGIMNIMLVSVSERTEEIGLRKALGARSSDVLRQFLVESLVLSSLGGVIGTAAGYGAIAAVALFTPLPAAIGVPTVLLTVGLSGSIGLFFGVVPARRAARLDPITALRSL
- the pyk gene encoding pyruvate kinase, whose amino-acid sequence is MAELDLTRRTKIVATIGPATESPERIRELVQAGATTFRLNFSHGDHSEHAARIATIRQVAHELGVHIGILQDLQGPKIRLGRFEEGPITLGKGDHFALTSKQVRCNQTVATVTYERLAEEVTAGSRILLDDGRVEMKVDRVDEVDQTLHCVVSVGGVLSNNKGVNFPDVQLSVRALTTKDRQDLAFGLQQGVDWVALSFVRNPSDMQEIRELIRKHGFSTPVVAKIEKFEAIDQIDAILPLCDGVMVARGDLGVEMPAEEVPLLQKDLIHKANSLGIPIITATQMLDSMASSPRPTRAEVSDVANAILDGTDAVMLSNETAVGDFPVEAVETMATIARRIERDYPQRPIDTHLPSTIPNAISGAVSSIARQLNAAAILPLTKSGSTAHNVSKFRPSTPILAVTSEVSVARKLQLVWGVTPLLIETQQSTTATFTLAMGVAQELGVLNDGDLCVQTAGTLAGVSGSTDLIKVGIVSAVLGRGTGFGSGSISGKVRIATCASDCAKLEPGEVLVATDTDADYLDAIRDAAAVITETPAENSHAAVIAQRLGIPVIAGIANATRDLLEGEVVTLLVKEGAVHRGTGSNMAVKLDTML
- a CDS encoding nucleoside triphosphate pyrophosphohydrolase family protein, giving the protein MLLNDYQLQSRNTARYPDAGNNLIYPTLGLTGEAGEVADKVKKLIRDRGGVVDERFTEDVALELGDVLWYVAQLATELGLSLEQVASANLRKLKSRSQRGTLKGEGDHR
- a CDS encoding YggT family protein yields the protein MAIELVSTVLQVLAQTLQIYSLVLIVRVLLSWFPNLDWGNPVLSTVSSITDPYLNAFRGLIPPLGGLDLSAILAFIALSLMQQLLMSASFAFAGGFGMYG
- the scpB gene encoding SMC-Scp complex subunit ScpB; translated protein: MSLVSLPARLEAILYLKGRPVSLQELTSLVGLSESETEQGMLILIAGYAQRDTSLEINQSNGRYSLQLRPGLGELVRDLLPVNLSTATLRTLATVALKKRILQSDLVDLRGSGAYDHIKELVNQNFIERKRQSEGRSYWITLSEKFHRTFSVLPDLGGSSEPSQAA
- the ilvA gene encoding threonine ammonia-lyase, biosynthetic, translated to MDDYLQRILRARVYDVARESPLETATNLSRRLNNRVWLKREDLQPVFSFKLRGAYNRMAQLSDDERSRGVITSSAGNHAQGVALSASHLQCRAVIVMPITTPSVKVEAVRQLGGEVILHGETYDEAYAEAKRRSEQDGLCFIHPFDDPEVIAGQGTVGMEILRQSQQRPDAIYVAIGGGGLIGGVAAYVKSLWPDIEVIGVEPHDAAAMTLSLEAGERIRLPQVGLFADGVAVREVGEHTFRLAQKYVDAIVTVSTDEICAAIKDVFEDTRSILEPAGALAVAGLKADVSKRQFKNKQLVAIACGANMNFNRLRFVAERAELGEEREAMFAVQIPEQPGSLRKLSELLQKRSLTEFSYRMGAGDQAHIFMGVQVRDFQDRSGLLALLSSNGYECLDLSDDELAKVHLRHMVGGRLPQKSAEPTQELLYRFEFPERPGALMRFVNALHSNWSISIFHYRNHGADVGRIVVGVLVSPNDLESWHAVLRDLGYPSWEETSNPAYRIFLGP